The proteins below are encoded in one region of Mycobacterium pseudokansasii:
- the istB gene encoding IS21-like element helper ATPase IstB, translating to MTPTPRTPKTTTTTTVEESPSAAASRYQQLRSHLAELKLAAAAEALPAVLDQATAEGLSLTVALERLLAVEVEASTARRLAGRLRFACLPTPATLVDFDVDAAAGIDRKLIDELGTCRYLESATNILLVGPPGTGKTHLSVGLARAAAHAGYRTYFTTAADLAARCHRAAIEGRWATTMRFYAGPTLLVIDELGYLPLPAEAASALFQVVSQRYLKTSIVITTNRGVGAWGEILGDTTVAAAMLDRLLHRSVVINLDGESYRLRDHQAAAETLRRTTTGTRQPLH from the coding sequence ATGACCCCCACCCCCCGCACCCCCAAGACCACCACCACGACCACCGTCGAGGAGTCACCGTCAGCAGCCGCGAGCCGCTATCAGCAGCTGCGCTCGCACCTGGCCGAACTCAAACTCGCCGCGGCCGCCGAAGCCCTCCCAGCGGTGCTCGACCAGGCCACCGCAGAGGGCCTGTCGCTGACCGTGGCGTTGGAGCGTCTGCTGGCCGTGGAAGTCGAGGCTTCCACCGCTCGGCGGCTGGCCGGCCGGTTGCGGTTCGCCTGCCTTCCCACCCCGGCCACACTGGTCGACTTCGACGTCGATGCCGCCGCCGGGATCGACCGCAAGCTCATCGACGAACTCGGGACGTGCCGCTACCTGGAATCGGCGACCAACATTTTGCTGGTCGGGCCCCCTGGTACAGGAAAGACGCACTTGTCGGTCGGATTGGCAAGGGCCGCAGCACATGCCGGCTACAGGACCTACTTCACCACTGCCGCCGATCTGGCCGCACGGTGTCACCGTGCCGCCATCGAGGGACGCTGGGCCACCACGATGCGGTTCTACGCCGGCCCCACATTGTTGGTGATCGATGAACTGGGATACCTGCCGCTGCCCGCCGAGGCCGCCTCGGCGTTGTTTCAGGTTGTGTCCCAACGGTATTTGAAGACCAGCATCGTGATCACCACCAACCGGGGCGTGGGCGCCTGGGGGGAGATCCTCGGCGACACCACCGTGGCCGCCGCAATGCTCGACCGCCTGCTGCACCGCTCCGTGGTCATCAACCTCGACGGCGAGTCCTACCGCCTCCGTGACCACCAGGCCGCCGCCGAAACCCTACGCCGCACCACCACCGGCACCCGCCAACCACTACACTGA
- a CDS encoding Mu transposase domain-containing protein, with the protein MLTWEDDVEVHALRKRGWTISAIARHTGFDRKTVRKYLAGGGTPGVRARPGPDPFDPFVDYVTARLTEDPHLWARTLFDELEDLGFGLSYQSLTRNIRARDLRPVCEACRTATQRPNAVIPHPPGEETQWDWLELPDPPASWGWGKTAHLLVGSLSHSGMWRGYLAPSEDQPHLVAGLDRVTRGLGGLTRVWRFDRMATVCDPGSGRVSASFAGVAKHYGVAVAICPARRGNRKGVVEKVNHTAAQRWWRTLADDMTVEAAQVSLDRFTRVRGDTRLRATADGRSSVAVVAKTEPLQPAPATPYPVIVAEARTASRQAMVSYRGNRYSVPPELAAAQVVVSHPVGGEFCDIATTSGIVIARHRMAADGLGVMVRDSGHVIALDAAAMATAATGRPHRRKERIPPGPAAKAAAAQLLQLKQPSITAIETSTPSTDSTVIDLSAYERAAQNRTIQ; encoded by the coding sequence ATGCTCACATGGGAGGACGATGTGGAAGTACATGCCCTACGCAAACGTGGTTGGACGATCTCGGCGATCGCCCGCCACACCGGCTTCGACCGCAAGACGGTCCGCAAGTATCTGGCCGGTGGCGGCACACCCGGGGTCCGCGCCCGCCCCGGCCCGGACCCGTTCGATCCGTTCGTCGACTACGTCACCGCGAGGCTGACCGAGGACCCGCACCTGTGGGCCCGCACCCTGTTCGACGAACTCGAGGACCTGGGGTTCGGGTTGTCCTATCAGAGCCTGACCCGCAACATCCGTGCCCGGGACCTGCGCCCGGTTTGTGAGGCCTGCCGGACTGCCACGCAGCGCCCGAACGCGGTGATCCCGCACCCGCCGGGTGAGGAAACCCAATGGGACTGGCTGGAATTGCCCGACCCACCGGCATCGTGGGGGTGGGGAAAGACAGCGCACCTGTTGGTCGGCTCACTGTCGCATTCCGGGATGTGGCGCGGCTATTTGGCGCCGAGTGAGGACCAGCCGCATCTGGTCGCCGGCCTGGACCGGGTGACCCGTGGCCTGGGTGGACTGACCCGGGTGTGGCGCTTCGATCGGATGGCCACGGTGTGCGACCCCGGCTCAGGTCGGGTGAGCGCGTCGTTCGCCGGGGTGGCCAAGCACTACGGCGTGGCGGTGGCGATCTGCCCGGCCCGGCGCGGTAACCGCAAGGGCGTGGTGGAGAAGGTCAACCACACCGCCGCGCAACGCTGGTGGCGCACCCTGGCCGACGATATGACCGTCGAGGCGGCCCAGGTGAGTCTGGATCGCTTCACGCGGGTCCGTGGTGACACCCGGCTGCGGGCCACGGCCGACGGCCGGTCCTCAGTCGCCGTGGTGGCCAAAACAGAGCCACTGCAACCGGCGCCGGCGACGCCGTATCCGGTGATCGTCGCCGAGGCTCGCACCGCCTCGCGTCAAGCGATGGTGTCTTACCGCGGCAACCGCTATTCGGTGCCGCCGGAACTGGCGGCGGCCCAGGTCGTGGTGTCGCATCCGGTCGGGGGTGAGTTCTGCGATATCGCCACTACGAGCGGGATCGTGATCGCGCGCCACCGGATGGCCGCCGACGGGCTCGGGGTGATGGTGCGCGACAGCGGGCATGTCATCGCCCTGGACGCCGCCGCGATGGCCACCGCAGCGACCGGACGCCCACACCGCCGCAAGGAACGCATCCCACCGGGCCCGGCGGCCAAAGCCGCTGCCGCGCAACTGCTTCAACTCAAGCAGCCATCCATCACCGCCATTGAAACGTCAACTCCGTCAACCGATTCCACCGTCATCGACTTGTCCGCTTACGAGCGGGCCGCCCAGAACAGGACCATCCAATGA
- a CDS encoding ABC transporter permease, protein MSRILLRKVRRDLWRQRSQFLAAAVVMGIGVAVFVGATDAYANLQQSFARVYATQLLPDVVISGPGVFGLDEAARNLPGHPSIGLRQQADVSIRINGRTLFGRAVGVPVATQPTVSKLALRSGALPARGSVLVDEHLAAHYALHPGSTVELLGTSGWHPVSVSGSAVSTEYLWPARSRAETVTTPEYFGVVFVPAPDMVQFAARPAAQLLAYAHDRDQAPALVTAATELARSHGLVVTSRDELPSYSFLRDGMGSVRKFARLLPWVFLVAAVVGTQVLLSRLVVAQRAVIGTLSANGLSGRKILGHYLTYGVAVGLVGATAGILGGYVLGGWYTAQYTQALGLPQRATSLYPSSLIIGAVASAAASALAAWAPARAASRMTPAEAMRISPPSVRGRISIAERLLPPLRRMPTRWRMTVRGITRNRRRTILTVAGVVSSVCLVMVFAGMRDTVNGVIDRQYGEVELQDAQVITAAGAADAVAGTLRADPQVATAEPFTRLDVSVQGRNKPYDTLLIALPRATQMHRFTSGRSSRSLPTDGVLLGKGLRAILGVAVGDPISITNAQNGIRLEQSVAGFVDEPMSPVVYVASEQVPALAPSGVLLKLAPGINQNVKGQDVTTLPGVVAYVPTDSISATVRTSFSLYNVLVALTLLSAGVMAAALLYNAMSANVSERTGELSTLQAAGMGARLLGRLVAAENMTLAAIGLPAGLIVGTGLAEWFLSTYVTQGYRWHLMMHTTTPFLVTVGVLSAALLTMIPTFRVIRRMDVAKVVRERTL, encoded by the coding sequence GTGAGCCGTATCCTGCTGCGCAAGGTGCGTCGGGATCTGTGGCGGCAGCGCTCGCAGTTCCTGGCCGCGGCGGTCGTGATGGGGATCGGTGTGGCGGTCTTTGTAGGGGCCACGGATGCCTATGCCAACTTGCAGCAGTCATTCGCCCGGGTTTATGCCACGCAACTGCTGCCGGATGTTGTGATCAGCGGGCCCGGTGTATTCGGGCTCGACGAAGCTGCCCGAAACCTTCCCGGTCATCCCAGTATCGGGCTTCGCCAGCAGGCCGACGTAAGTATCCGCATCAACGGCCGCACCCTGTTCGGCCGCGCGGTCGGCGTGCCTGTGGCGACTCAACCCACAGTGTCGAAGTTGGCGCTGCGATCCGGTGCTCTGCCGGCCCGTGGGTCGGTGCTAGTGGACGAGCACCTCGCCGCGCATTACGCCCTGCACCCGGGGAGCACCGTCGAACTGCTCGGAACATCCGGTTGGCACCCCGTGTCCGTTTCGGGGTCTGCTGTGTCGACAGAATATTTGTGGCCGGCCCGCTCGCGCGCGGAAACCGTGACCACACCGGAGTACTTCGGCGTGGTGTTCGTGCCGGCACCCGATATGGTGCAGTTCGCGGCTCGGCCGGCAGCTCAGCTGCTGGCGTATGCACACGATCGCGACCAAGCACCGGCGTTGGTCACCGCTGCAACGGAATTGGCGCGTTCGCACGGACTGGTGGTCACGTCGCGCGACGAGTTGCCGTCCTACAGTTTCTTGCGCGACGGGATGGGATCGGTACGCAAGTTCGCAAGGCTGCTGCCGTGGGTGTTCCTCGTGGCAGCGGTGGTCGGGACGCAAGTGCTCTTGTCGCGACTAGTGGTGGCGCAACGAGCGGTGATCGGTACGCTGTCAGCCAACGGACTATCCGGTCGAAAGATACTTGGCCACTACCTAACTTATGGTGTGGCGGTCGGTCTGGTGGGGGCCACGGCAGGGATACTCGGCGGTTATGTTCTCGGTGGCTGGTACACCGCCCAATACACCCAGGCGCTGGGACTGCCGCAGCGGGCGACGTCGCTGTATCCCAGCAGTCTGATCATCGGAGCCGTGGCCAGCGCTGCAGCATCCGCACTAGCGGCGTGGGCCCCGGCGCGCGCCGCATCGCGGATGACCCCGGCGGAAGCGATGAGAATCTCGCCGCCCAGCGTACGCGGCCGCATAAGCATCGCGGAACGACTACTGCCGCCGCTGCGGCGTATGCCTACGCGCTGGCGAATGACGGTGCGCGGCATCACCCGCAACCGTCGCCGCACCATCCTTACCGTGGCCGGCGTGGTGAGTTCGGTATGCCTGGTGATGGTATTCGCCGGGATGCGCGACACCGTCAATGGCGTCATTGATCGACAGTACGGAGAGGTCGAACTTCAAGACGCTCAGGTCATCACCGCCGCGGGCGCTGCCGATGCCGTCGCGGGAACTTTACGAGCCGACCCCCAAGTCGCCACCGCAGAACCATTCACCCGGCTGGACGTCTCTGTGCAGGGCCGCAACAAGCCTTACGACACCCTGCTGATCGCCTTGCCGCGGGCAACCCAGATGCACCGCTTCACATCGGGCCGATCTAGCCGCAGCCTTCCCACCGACGGTGTGTTGCTGGGAAAGGGCTTGCGGGCGATCCTCGGCGTTGCGGTGGGTGACCCCATCTCAATAACGAACGCCCAGAATGGAATCCGTCTCGAGCAATCCGTCGCGGGCTTCGTCGATGAGCCGATGAGCCCGGTCGTATATGTCGCGTCCGAGCAAGTGCCTGCTCTCGCACCGTCGGGCGTATTGCTCAAGCTGGCCCCCGGCATCAACCAGAACGTGAAGGGCCAGGATGTGACGACGTTGCCTGGCGTGGTCGCCTACGTGCCCACCGACTCGATCTCCGCCACCGTCCGCACCTCTTTCTCGCTGTATAACGTGCTGGTTGCACTGACCTTGTTATCTGCCGGTGTCATGGCCGCGGCGCTGCTCTATAACGCCATGTCGGCCAACGTCAGTGAACGTACTGGTGAGCTGAGTACATTGCAGGCTGCCGGAATGGGTGCCCGCCTACTGGGCCGGCTGGTGGCGGCGGAGAATATGACGCTGGCTGCCATCGGTCTGCCGGCCGGTCTGATCGTCGGGACGGGGCTCGCTGAATGGTTCCTGTCTACCTATGTGACGCAGGGGTATCGGTGGCACCTGATGATGCACACCACGACTCCGTTCCTAGTCACGGTGGGGGTTCTGAGCGCCGCACTTTTGACTATGATCCCGACGTTTCGCGTGATCAGGCGAATGGATGTGGCCAAGGTGGTGCGTGAGCGGACGCTGTGA
- a CDS encoding ABC transporter ATP-binding protein has product MDALKDVNLEIWPGEFVVILGPSGSGKTTLLNLVGGIEVPTCGRILVSGNDIATLNARKRTAYRRDQVGFVFQFFNLVATLTALENVEIIAELVGEDCAQRSREALEKVDLADLADRFPGQMSGGQQQRAAIARAIVKQPPLLLCDEPTGSLDLTTARQVLAMLRELAREGRHTVLLVTHNSAIAKIADRVVWLRSGRIARQERVAALVSAQELDW; this is encoded by the coding sequence GTGGACGCGCTCAAGGATGTCAACCTCGAGATCTGGCCCGGTGAGTTCGTCGTAATACTTGGTCCGTCGGGTTCGGGTAAAACGACGCTGCTCAATCTGGTGGGCGGTATCGAAGTGCCCACGTGTGGACGCATCCTGGTGTCCGGCAACGACATTGCCACGCTCAACGCAAGGAAGCGCACGGCGTATCGACGGGACCAGGTCGGATTTGTGTTCCAGTTCTTCAACCTGGTAGCGACCCTGACCGCGCTGGAGAATGTCGAGATCATTGCCGAACTCGTCGGCGAGGACTGTGCTCAGCGCAGCCGCGAGGCGCTGGAGAAAGTCGACCTCGCTGATCTCGCCGACCGGTTTCCCGGTCAAATGTCCGGTGGCCAGCAGCAACGGGCGGCGATTGCCCGCGCCATCGTCAAACAGCCGCCGCTGTTGCTGTGTGACGAACCGACCGGCAGCCTGGACCTGACCACAGCCCGGCAGGTCCTGGCGATGCTGCGAGAATTGGCCCGGGAGGGCCGTCACACCGTCCTTTTGGTAACGCACAATTCCGCGATCGCCAAGATCGCCGATCGGGTGGTGTGGTTGCGCTCCGGAAGGATCGCCCGTCAGGAGCGGGTCGCCGCCCTGGTGTCAGCGCAGGAGCTCGACTGGTGA